In the Armatimonadota bacterium genome, AACATTGGAATAGGGATATGATGGAAATTGGAACTGCAATCCTCGGCTTTGCCCACGGACATGTTGGGCTTTATTGCACCCAATGGCTAGATAAGAAAGAAATGGGCATTCGGTTGATAGCTGGATGGGACCATGACTCAGCACGTGCCAATGTATATTGTGCCAATTTTGGATTAGAGCAAGCTAAGGTGGTAGAGGATATTTTGTCACGAAGTGATATTAGCGCAGTCGTGATTGCGGCTGAGACCTCTATGCATGCAGACCTCGTGGAAAAAGCAGCAAATGCAGGCAAGGCTATTGTACTTCAGAAGCCGATTGCTCTCACAATGGAGCAAGCTAATCGAATAGTTGACGCTGTGAGTCAAAATAAGGTGCCATTCACGCTTGCCTGGCAAATGCGCGTAGACCCACACAATTTGAAAGCGAAAAGCCTGCTTGAGAGCGGAGAGTTTGGAAGGGTATTCCAAGTGCGTCGCCGGCATTGCTTAACCACACAATATATGAAGGATTTCGACAAAAGTTGGCATGTCAAGCCTGACTTAAACAGGGATATTTTTGCGGATGACGCGGCCCACCCCATTGATTTTATATATTGGTTGTTCGGTATGCCTATAAGTGTTTATGCGGAATTGGGTACGCTACTCAATCCTAATATTACGAATGACAGCGCTCTAGTTCTTTTCAGATACCCTGATGGCAAGATGGTAGAAGTTTCATGTTCTTTTGTGGCAGTTGCAGGTGAAAATACCCTAGAAATTTTGTGCGAACATGGGATAATAATTGGTAATTATGGCGACGGGCCAAGCAATGCAGTGCGTCCGGAAGGTGCTCCTCAACTCAAATGGTGGCTGGAAAAAGATAGAAGCTGGCATGTAAGTAATCTCCCCGAGATTCGTGGGCAAGGCGAAAG is a window encoding:
- a CDS encoding Gfo/Idh/MocA family oxidoreductase, with product MMEIGTAILGFAHGHVGLYCTQWLDKKEMGIRLIAGWDHDSARANVYCANFGLEQAKVVEDILSRSDISAVVIAAETSMHADLVEKAANAGKAIVLQKPIALTMEQANRIVDAVSQNKVPFTLAWQMRVDPHNLKAKSLLESGEFGRVFQVRRRHCLTTQYMKDFDKSWHVKPDLNRDIFADDAAHPIDFIYWLFGMPISVYAELGTLLNPNITNDSALVLFRYPDGKMVEVSCSFVAVAGENTLEILCEHGIIIGNYGDGPSNAVRPEGAPQLKWWLEKDRSWHVSNLPEIRGQGERIAGLACPIAEFLHGKRPPIATAEEGRDVLRLVLACYESAEQGAKIKLDD